In Chitinophaga sp. HK235, a single window of DNA contains:
- a CDS encoding S8 family peptidase — MKKIITKVLPILALLLSRHQPAAAQLRVAETTILQRYALDTLTALPTKVPLLVKFIKVPDEKTLARCGVIKALSSQHYIVQTLPSDSALLKKVQYSYIAGPNRKATDALLAKLESLRATDSITVQLSYTGEHFTSPLTTVVRIIATYRVAVVKVSKKDWPALIGRTDIIAADIIRQPAPEIIINTINPYINRINVAQQQFPQVRGKSITVSVKEDLFDTTDIDLVGRYVLSAGSSDINSPHATIMSTLIAGAGNSGINALGVAPAARLSSVGFGMLYPDDNTYYRQFGITVQNHSYGSDTSNRYGAEAAAYDQHILEADTLVHVFSAGNAGASAARDGRYQGLPAYANLTGNYKHAKNVIVVGGTDANFQVSALSSRGPAYDGRIKPEVVAYGQDGTSGAAALTSGIVTLLQDAYRQQHGVAPSSALIKALMINSAVLPAGIRPAYTHGYGSLHAAGALATLTAGHYRQGMVTTNSDATFDIQVPPGLQQVKITLYWNDLPAAPDAPKALINDLDMQVVTADNKSWLPWVLNTFPSLDSLKKPAQRGIDSLNNTEQISIDQPAAGNLHISITKRKLATINQSFYIVYSFETQPSFAWQNPVAGAILPAGQQTPLQWETTYSGNGALSFSTDNGATWNTIAPQVPLQQPWNWVVPQLFSQVLLKLTLTDTSFVSPPCYISPQLTLSTGFNCSDTAQLYWNTLPSATGYQVYIYNQGTMKPYQLVKDSFIFIPKRTVSSVYYAVSPVAPAGWEGARSYAVDYTRQGVGCYVQTLLADKTIDNQVWLSLSLGSTYLLKNIYWERYSLTGWTRLGTQLVSNATNYNFMDSHPYEGIVQYRAALETVDGRIFYSDVAAVNILLQHDILVFPNPVISQLYILDAQQRNKQLVLIDMSGRTVMRRILNGMQETISMDQLPPGVYHCSIFLGNQRIYSGKIVKQ; from the coding sequence ATGAAAAAGATCATTACCAAAGTCTTGCCAATACTGGCACTACTGCTATCCCGCCATCAACCCGCCGCCGCCCAGCTAAGAGTGGCGGAAACAACGATACTACAACGATATGCCCTTGATACCTTGACAGCACTCCCAACAAAGGTCCCACTGCTGGTAAAATTTATCAAGGTCCCTGACGAAAAAACCCTGGCACGCTGTGGCGTTATCAAAGCTTTATCCAGCCAGCATTATATTGTACAGACACTTCCGTCGGACAGCGCCCTGCTTAAAAAGGTGCAGTACAGCTATATCGCAGGGCCTAACCGGAAAGCTACCGATGCACTGCTGGCAAAGCTGGAATCATTGCGGGCCACAGACAGTATTACGGTACAGTTGTCTTACACTGGCGAACATTTTACCTCCCCCCTCACAACAGTAGTCCGTATCATTGCTACCTACCGGGTGGCGGTCGTAAAGGTGAGCAAAAAGGACTGGCCGGCGCTAATCGGTCGCACCGATATTATTGCGGCGGATATCATACGACAACCGGCTCCTGAAATCATCATCAATACCATCAACCCTTATATAAACCGTATTAACGTAGCGCAGCAACAGTTTCCGCAGGTACGCGGAAAAAGTATAACCGTTTCCGTTAAAGAAGATTTATTTGATACTACTGATATTGACCTTGTGGGGAGATATGTACTGTCTGCCGGCAGCTCCGATATTAACAGTCCGCATGCCACCATTATGTCCACACTGATTGCCGGTGCGGGCAACAGCGGTATCAACGCGCTGGGCGTGGCACCCGCTGCCAGACTAAGCTCTGTTGGCTTCGGTATGCTTTACCCCGACGACAATACCTATTACCGGCAATTCGGGATCACGGTGCAGAACCATTCGTATGGCTCGGATACCAGTAACCGTTATGGGGCGGAGGCTGCAGCCTATGATCAGCATATACTGGAAGCTGATACATTGGTACATGTATTTTCCGCCGGCAATGCCGGTGCCTCTGCAGCCAGAGATGGCCGCTACCAGGGACTTCCCGCTTATGCTAATCTCACGGGCAACTACAAACACGCCAAAAATGTGATCGTGGTAGGTGGCACAGACGCCAACTTCCAGGTAAGCGCATTGTCTTCCAGAGGGCCGGCCTACGACGGACGTATCAAACCGGAGGTAGTGGCCTATGGCCAGGACGGAACTTCCGGTGCCGCAGCTCTTACCAGCGGCATCGTTACCCTGTTGCAGGATGCCTACCGTCAGCAGCATGGGGTAGCCCCCTCATCTGCCCTCATCAAAGCCCTGATGATCAACAGTGCCGTATTACCCGCAGGTATACGGCCCGCCTATACACATGGATATGGCAGTCTCCATGCAGCAGGCGCGCTGGCTACCCTCACTGCCGGACATTACCGGCAAGGAATGGTCACCACCAACAGCGATGCTACTTTCGACATACAAGTTCCTCCCGGTCTGCAGCAGGTAAAGATCACCCTCTACTGGAATGATCTCCCCGCCGCCCCCGACGCACCGAAGGCACTCATCAACGATCTGGACATGCAAGTTGTTACCGCAGATAACAAAAGCTGGCTTCCCTGGGTACTCAATACCTTTCCTTCCCTTGACAGTCTGAAAAAGCCTGCCCAGCGAGGTATCGACAGCCTCAATAACACTGAACAGATCAGCATCGACCAGCCGGCGGCCGGTAATCTGCATATCAGCATCACTAAACGCAAACTGGCTACTATCAATCAATCCTTCTATATCGTATACAGCTTCGAGACACAGCCTTCTTTCGCCTGGCAGAACCCCGTGGCCGGCGCTATTCTGCCCGCAGGGCAACAAACACCCCTGCAATGGGAAACAACGTATAGTGGTAACGGTGCCCTCTCCTTCAGTACTGACAACGGCGCCACCTGGAATACCATCGCACCGCAGGTGCCGCTACAACAGCCCTGGAACTGGGTGGTACCACAACTCTTCAGCCAGGTGTTACTCAAACTAACGTTAACGGATACTTCATTTGTAAGTCCTCCCTGTTATATTTCGCCACAGCTCACGCTGAGCACCGGCTTTAACTGCAGCGATACTGCCCAGTTGTACTGGAATACCCTGCCTTCCGCCACCGGATATCAGGTGTATATCTACAATCAGGGTACCATGAAACCTTATCAGCTGGTGAAAGACAGCTTTATTTTTATTCCGAAACGAACCGTTTCCTCGGTGTATTATGCGGTGAGTCCTGTTGCACCGGCAGGCTGGGAAGGTGCGCGGAGCTATGCCGTGGATTATACCCGACAGGGAGTGGGTTGTTATGTACAAACATTACTGGCCGACAAAACGATTGATAACCAGGTATGGTTGTCTTTATCCCTGGGCTCCACCTATCTGTTAAAAAATATTTACTGGGAAAGGTATTCGCTGACCGGCTGGACGCGGCTGGGTACACAGCTTGTGAGTAACGCCACCAATTATAATTTTATGGACAGCCATCCTTATGAAGGTATAGTACAATATCGGGCGGCCCTGGAAACTGTTGATGGCAGGATATTCTATTCGGATGTGGCAGCGGTGAACATCCTATTGCAGCATGATATACTGGTGTTTCCCAACCCGGTTATCAGCCAGTTGTATATACTGGATGCCCAACAACGCAACAAGCAGCTGGTGCTGATTGATATGAGCGGACGGACCG